From a single Gemmatimonadales bacterium genomic region:
- a CDS encoding ribonuclease HII — MLDFTVERRYFERGLPSVAGVDEVGRGPWAGPVIAAAVVITPDSPWLEGVDDSKLLTRRRREDLAAAIVSTLAHGVGGASVREVDRFNVRGATALAMRRALSRLRCTVGLVVVDGTPMPELGRAHEAMVDGDARCYAVACASIVAKTVRDRVMRRLGLRYPDFGWEHNAGYGTPDHRAALDRRGPTPHHRRSFTPVVQRSLF; from the coding sequence GTGCTCGACTTCACGGTCGAGCGCAGGTACTTCGAACGCGGGCTGCCCTCGGTCGCGGGGGTGGACGAGGTGGGCCGGGGCCCGTGGGCGGGCCCGGTGATCGCCGCTGCGGTCGTGATCACGCCCGACTCGCCCTGGCTCGAGGGCGTCGACGACTCGAAGCTGCTGACCCGGCGCCGCCGCGAGGATCTCGCGGCGGCGATCGTTTCCACCCTCGCCCACGGCGTGGGCGGCGCCAGCGTCCGCGAAGTGGACCGCTTCAACGTGCGCGGCGCCACGGCGCTCGCGATGCGCCGCGCGCTGTCGCGGCTCCGGTGCACGGTCGGGCTGGTGGTGGTGGACGGGACGCCGATGCCGGAGCTGGGCCGCGCCCACGAGGCGATGGTGGACGGCGACGCCCGGTGCTACGCGGTCGCCTGCGCCAGCATCGTGGCCAAGACGGTGCGGGACCGGGTGATGCGGCGGCTGGGCCTGCGGTATCCGGACTTCGGCTGGGAGCACAACGCGGGCTACGGCACGCCCGACCACCGGGCCGCGCTCGACCGGCGTGGCCCGACTCCGCATCACCGCAGGTCGTTCACGCCGGTCGTGCAGCGGTCGCTGTTCTAG